The DNA segment ATTTTCGTGGTTTTCTTTACTTAAGCTATGAGATATTTTTTCAAATCCAAAAATTAGGAATAATGATAATATTGTTAATACAGCTAATAATTTAATATTCATTTTTATTTTTATTTTTAACAATAAGCATATTCTTGCAACCTTACTTATTAAATTGTTAATAAGAATTAGTTAATTCAAGGAATTGAGAAATTATCCGAAAATAATAAATGCTCTTGATCTTAATAAATGGTTTAATTCTGAAGATGAGAATCCTATTATTATTGATGTTAGAGAGAATTCCGAACTGGAAATAGCTTGTTTCCCTCGAGAGTTTTTACATTTACCAATAAGTAAAATTTCGCTTGATTACGTTAAAACAAAAATTAGTAATGTAAAAGACAAAAAGTTTGTTGTTCTTTGTCATGCGGGTATCAGAAGTTATAATTTTGGACAATGGTCATTAGATAATAATCTCGTAAATGAGATTTGGAATCTAGAAGAAGGTATAGATGGATGGAGTAGGTATATTGATCAAACAATACCTAGATA comes from the Prochlorococcus marinus str. MIT 9515 genome and includes:
- a CDS encoding rhodanese-like domain-containing protein — translated: MRNYPKIINALDLNKWFNSEDENPIIIDVRENSELEIACFPREFLHLPISKISLDYVKTKISNVKDKKFVVLCHAGIRSYNFGQWSLDNNLVNEIWNLEEGIDGWSRYIDQTIPRY